The following proteins are encoded in a genomic region of Streptomyces gobiensis:
- a CDS encoding Zn-ribbon domain-containing OB-fold protein, translated as MLTPVIDADGAPFWAYAARGELRIQSCANASCGEPRFPPRPCCPHCQCFDSEWRRMSGRGRIWSFVRAHPPLLPDYAEQAPYNAILVELIEAPRIRLAGNLVASADAPLNSVEPEKLRIGAPVKAVFSQVTSDIAVPRWVLERP; from the coding sequence ATGCTGACCCCGGTCATCGACGCAGACGGCGCGCCCTTCTGGGCGTACGCCGCACGAGGCGAGCTCCGTATCCAGTCCTGCGCCAACGCCAGCTGCGGCGAACCGCGATTCCCGCCCCGGCCCTGCTGCCCGCACTGCCAGTGCTTCGACAGCGAGTGGCGCCGGATGAGCGGCCGTGGCCGTATCTGGTCCTTTGTACGCGCCCACCCACCCCTGCTTCCCGACTATGCCGAGCAGGCCCCCTACAACGCGATCCTTGTCGAGCTCATCGAGGCGCCCCGCATCCGGCTGGCCGGGAACCTGGTCGCCTCGGCCGACGCCCCGCTGAACTCCGTCGAACCGGAGAAGCTGCGCATCGGAGCGCCCGTGAAGGCGGTCTTCAGCCAGGTCACCTCGGACATCGCCGTCCCCCGCTGGGTACTGGAGCGGCCATGA